One Mus musculus strain C57BL/6J chromosome X, GRCm38.p6 C57BL/6J DNA window includes the following coding sequences:
- the Cypt14 gene encoding cysteine-rich perinuclear theca 14 — MARVVKRTPKPTAYARATSKPKKCKASCRLKCKYSIKNQHALCCKSCGEITGKGKRVFQLASKVKGTIKLRIVKDTCHYAQELTAYQ; from the exons ATGGCACGTGTGGTCAAGAGAACACCTAAGCCTACTGCCTATGCACGAGCAACATCCAAGCCAAAGAAATGTAAGGCTTCCTGTCGTCTTAAGTGCAAGTATTCCATCAAGAACCAACATGCTTTATGCTGCAAAAGTTGTGGTGAG ATaacaggaaagggaaagagagtttTTCAACTGGCATCAAAAGTGAAGGGAACCATCAAACTAAGGATTGTTAAAGATACTTGTCATTATGCTCAAGAATTAACCGCCTACCAGTAA